DNA from Streptomyces sp. NBC_01476:
CCGTTGGGCCCGAGGATCCCGAACACCTCCCCGCGCCGGATGTCCAGATCCACCCCGTCCACCGCGGTGACCTCGCCGTACCGCTTGCGAAGCCCCCGTACCCGCACCGCGTATTCCGTCATACGTCCACTCTGGCGGCCGGCCGGGGTCCACCGGATCGACCGGCCGGGTGCACCGCTGTCCACCGGACGGTGGACAGCGCACCGCCCGCGGAGGCGCTACGGACGGCGGGGCGCGCGCCGGCCGGCGGTCGGAACCGGGCAGCGCGGCGGCGGAAAACCGGTGGCCCCGGGGCCGGCAGGCACGTTGCAATGGACACCCCTTTCACTCGGCTCCCGGGAGTATCACGTGACCGCCACCGCACCGACCGGGCCCGTCACCGCCGGACCCGATCTCGTACGGCGCCTGCTGGCGGCGCAGTTCCCGCACTGGGCCGGGCTTCCGGTGGTGGCGGTCGGGACGCCGGGGGTGGACAACATCACCTACCGGCTGGGCGACGCCATGTCGGTGCGGCTGCCGCGCTTCGCCCGCTGGGAGGGGCAGGTGCCCCGGGAGCAGGAGTGGCTGCCCCGGCTGGGACCGCTGCTGCCGCTCGCCGTGCCCGTCCCGCTGGCGCAGGGTGAGCCGGGGGAGGGCTACCCCTTCGTCTGGTCGGTCTACCGCTGGCTCGACGGCGACCGTGCCGACCTCGGCGAGCTCACCGACCCCCGGCAGACCGGTGTGGAACTCGCCCGTTTCCTGCGCGCCCTGCAGTCCGTCGACCCGGCCGGCGGCCCGGCCCCCGGCTGGAGCAACGGCTTCCGCGGCTGCGACCTCGCCGACGAGCGGGACTCCCCGGTGGTGGCGGGCCGGATGCGCGAGCGGATCGCCGCTCTGGAGGGGCTGACGGACACCGACGCGCTCGCCGCCGTCTGGGCGGACGCGCTGGCCGCGCCCGTCTGGGACCGGGCTCCGGTGTGGGTGCACGGTGACCCGGCGCCGGGCAATCTGCTCGCCTCCGGCGGGCGCCTGAGCGCCGTCATCGACTTCGGCACCCTCGCGGTCGGTGACCCGGCGGTGGACCTCATCGCCGCCTGGACCTTCCTGGACGGCGAGGCCCGCGGCGCCTTCCGCGCCGAACTCGCGGTGGACGGCGCCACCTGGGCCCGTGGCCGCGCCTGGGGTCTGTCCGGCATCCTGCCCCGCCCGGCCGAACTCGGCCCGGACGCCGACCCGGAGCACGCCGCCCGCGTCCGCCGGCGCCTGGCCGACCTCGTCGCCGACACGGCGGCCGACCGCGCACACGCCCCCCGGACCATGGGCCAGACCAGGGCGTTCGGCAGCTGAAACGCCGAACGGGCCGCCGGCAGGGGGGAAGGCCGGCGGCCCGCGATGGGGCAGGTGTCAGTCGGGCAGCGGTCAGCCGTCGCACGGTTCCGCAAAGCTTCGGAGCGATCGGACCGACCGCTCACACGAGGTCCGCTTCCGGCCCTTCACCCCGAGGGGCGAGCCCCCGGGGCAACCGGCCGGAGGGACGGCGGGGAGCCGGTGGGCTCAGCGGAGGCCACCGAGCGGCAGGCCACCGAGCAGGGCGGAGCCGGGGACGGCACCGGTGACCGTGGAGAACGGACCGTTCTTTGCGATGCCGGTGGCCTGGCTGAGCAGGGAGTCGACCGAGGTCTGCCCCCGCAGGTCCTGCGCGGCGCCGCCCACCGTGTTCAGCACGGTGCCGACCTTGGTGCCGTCGACGACCTGCTGCACCGGCTGCGCCGCGACGACCTGGTCGACACCGCCGCTGACGCTCATCGGCACGGCCGGGGTCGTGGCCACCGCCGGGAGCGCAGGCGTCGTCGGGAGCGCAGGCGTCGTCGGGAGCGCGGGCGCCACCGGGACCGTCGCCGCCGCCGGGACTGTCGACACCGCGCCGGTGAACGTGTTGTCCGGGACGGAACTGTCGGCGAACGCGGGGGCGGCCACGCCGACCGCCATCATGGAACCGGCCACAGTCGCTGCAACCTTCGAGTACTTCACTGGCCACCCTTTCAGTAGCTGACGCCGAAGTGCTCGGCGGTCTTTCTGCATTGGTCAACGACCGCGGAGAACAACGGAAACGACGGGTTGACCGGTCGGCGGACAATCACTCGTAAGTGAGGAGGCGGCGACCCATTTCTCCGATGAGATTCCGGGCCGCCGCCTTTTCCGCACACCGTTGTTCTCCACACCCTTCGCCGTCGTCCGACGGCGGCGGTCACAGGTGCGTGCGCCCCGCGTACGCCGGGCGCACGCCGCGCCGGTAGAGCATCGCGCCGCCGAGCAGGAGCGCCGCACTGGTGACACCGGCCGCACCGATCGCCCGGCCGCTGAAACCCGTCTCGGCCAGCTGCGGACTCGTCCGCTGGGCCGGCACGGACACCTCAGGGGCGGGTGCTTCGGGGGCCGGCGGCAGGTCGTGCGCCCGCGGCGGGCGCGCGTGCGGCGGGGCCGGCGCCGGCGGGGTGCTGACCGGCGGCGCGAGGACGGCGGCGCTCGCGTCGCAGGAATTCCCGAACGTGGGATTCAGCAGTGCCAGGACGTCCACCGTGTTTCCGCACGCGTTCACCGGTACATGGACCGGAATCTCCGCCGAGTTGCCGGAGAGAACACCCGGCGACCCGGAGCCGTAACCCGTCGAATAGCTCCCGGAACCCGCCTGCTGCCCGGAATCCCGGCCGGTGCTGTGCGAGATGTTCCCGCAGTCGTTGCCGGACGCGGGGTTGGCGAGGGCCACGGCGTCCACCGAGTTGCCGCAGACATTCACCGGTACGTCCACCGGTGCCGAGACGCTGTCGCCGGACAACAGCCCGGGTGAGTTGGACGTGCCGCTCACGGCACCGGTGTCCGCGCTGGCGTACCCTCCGGTCGCGGCGAGAATGCTGCTCGCGGCAGCGACGGTGAGCAGGCTCCGGCCCAGGATCTGTCGCATCGGCTTTTCTTCTCCGCACTGTCGGTGAGACGTAACGCGTGAGACGCACCGCCCCGGGCGCTGGACGCACACCGGGGCGGTACCTGTTCAGGACCTGACGGCCCGACAGGTCTGCGTCACTCGCTGCTGAGGCTGGCGTTGGTGCAGCTGTTGCCGAACGCCGGGTTCAGCAGCGCGAGGATGTCCACGGTGTTGCCGCAGAGGTTGACCGGCACGTGCACCGGGGCCTGGCCGACGTTGCCGGACAGCAGGCCCGGGGAGTGCGCGGCGATGGCGCCGGCGTCGGAGTCGGCGAACGCGGGAGCGGCGACGCCCATCGCGAGCAGCGAGCCGGCGGCAACGGCCGCGACCTTCGAGAACTTCACGGTTAGCTCCTTTTCGGTAAGCGGCGTCTGACGCCGCCACGACCTTCGTGGTGGCCCGGGCCACGTATTTCCGTGCCCTGGACGCCGCTACGCCGGGACCAACGACGGCTGATCGCCGAAGGCAACTCCCCGGCCTTGACTGCTGCGCACTATCCACCCGAATGGCTGCGAACCGGCGGCGTGGCCGGCCGAATCCGCAGGCGGAATTCCGGGCAGGGCACCGGGAAATCCGGGGGGAAATCCGGCCCCGGCGGAATCCGGCGGCGCCGGCCGCCGGAACCGGCCGGAAATACCGGGTGGCCCCGGCCGTCCGGCGAACTGCCGGCGATCGGGGCCACCCAGGGCCGCGCGGGGTGATCAGCTGTTGCCCGCGCCCTTCGCGGACAGCACCGGGCTGTCGTCCAGGATGTCCGAGAGGGTCTCGTCGCCCTTGGCCTGGGTGGAGTTCTCCACGCACCGCTGGTTCTGCGGCGAGGAGAGCACGTTGAGGTCCTGGACGGAGACCGGCACGACGCCGGCCGGCGAACCGGCGTCGGCCTTGGCGGGCAGGCCGGCGCACGGCTTGTCGAGCGAGCCGGAGACCAGCGCGAACGACGGGCTCAGGTAACCGCCGGTGTACACGTTGCCGTAGTCCTGCGCGGCGGCGTTGCCACCTGCGGTCGTGGTGCCGCCGGAGTCGCCGATCGCCATCGCCTGCGGGGCGACGGTCGCCGAGACTCCCGCGAGCGAGGCCGCGACGGCGGCCGTGGCGAGAAGCTTCTTGATCATCACGGTGGGTCCTTCAGGGGAGACGGCCCCCGGGTATCAGAGGCGCGCCGTGACCAACAGCGTCAAGGCCCGTTGGTCATGATCGTTCACCCGAATGGCGCGTGCGGGTGCAGGCACATCGCGCACGCCCACCGAAAGGGTGATGGCTCCCTACGTGTGTTGACGAGCGGTCAACACAGCTCATGCGATGGTCATAAGAAATCCGGCCTGGTCAACGGCCCGCGCGCCTCCCGCGATTCACACCGTGACGTCTGCGACCGTGCATTCCTGATTCGTAGGAATTACCTGACAGGCATGGGATTCGTTGACTGCACGCAGCCGCTGATCGCCGCCCGATCACGCGGCAGCGGAACTTGACCGGACTTCGGCTTCTCCGGGTTGCCGAGAGGGAGAACGGCGCGCGATGCCGCAACACGAGTACGAACTCGCCGGGCTGACGGTGCTCCATATGACGCAGCCGGTCGAGGGCGGCGTCGCCCGCGTCGTCATGGACCTGGTGACGGCCCAGGTGCGCGCCGGGGCCCGCGTCGTGGTCGCCTCACCGGCGGGCCCTGCGGCGCCCGGCCGGCCCGCGCGACCCTCAGGACCCGCGGTGCCGCCCCAGCCGTCGGGGTCGTCGCAGGCACCGGAGGCACCGGAGCCCGCCCGGCCGCCGGACGCGGAGCCCGGCCCGTTCGCGCGCCGGCTCGCCGCGGTGGGCGCCGAGGCCGTACGGTGGCCCGCGCGCCGCTCCCCCGGCCCCTGGCTCCCCCGCGAAGTCGCCGCCGCCGCCCGCGTCCTGGCCGCCGTCCGCCCCGACCTGCTCCACCTGCACAGCGCCAAGGCCGGACTGGCCGGACGCCTCGCCGCCCGGGGCCGCGTGCCCACCGTCTTCCAGCCGCACGCCTGGTCGTACGACGCGGTGACCGGCCCGGTCGCGTCGGCCGCGCTGCGCTGGGAGCGGTACGCCACCCGCTGGACCGACCGGGTCCTCTGCGTCAGCGCGGCCGAACGGGAAGCCGGCCTACGGCACGGGCTGCGGGCCGCCTGGTCGGTCGTCCCCAACGGCGTGGACACCACCCACTTCACGCCTGCCGCCGACCCCGGCTCAGTACGGGCCGGCCTCCCCGCCCTGGCCGGACTGCCGCCCGGCGCCCCGCTGGTGGTGTGCGTCGGACGGCTCTGCCCGCAGAAGGGCCAGGACGTCCTGCTGCGCGCCTGGCCGGAGGTGACCGCCCGGCTCCCCGCCGCCCGGCTCGCCCTCGTCGGCGACGGCCCCGACCGCGGCCGGCTGCTGCGCGCGGCCCCGCCCGGCGTGACCTTCGCGGGGCCGACCGCCGACCCGCGGGCCTGGTACCGCGCCGCCGACCTGGTGGTGCAGCCCTCCCGGTGGGAGGGCATGGCGCTGGCACCGCTGGAGGCGATGGCCTGCGGCCGGGCGGTGCTGCTCACCGACGTGGCCGGCGCCCGGGAGAGCCTGCCGCCGGCCGACACCGCCACCGGCCTGGTCACCGCGGCCGATCCCGCGGCACTGGCCCGCGCCCTCGTACGGCTGCTCGGCGACCCCCCGCTGCGTGCCGCGGTCACCGCCCGCGCCGTGGCCCACGTCCGCGACCGGCACGACGTACGCAGGGCGGCCGCCGCGGTCTCGGCCCTCTACCGCGACCTGCTCTCCCTCCCCCATCCGCACCCTGTGGAGAGGGCCCCCCGATGACGCGCTCCGCCCCGCGTATCCCCGGCCCGGGTACGCAGAACCCGTCCCCGACCACCTACGGCCACGGCACCGGCCCGCTCCCCGCCGCCGCGCCCGCACCCCGCGGCAAGGCACCGGCCGACCGCACCGGCGACCGCTCCCCGGGCACGGCAGCCGGCTCGGAGAGACCCACCGGCCGCACCGCCGACAGATCCCGGGGCGGCGGTACGGCTGCCGGCCGGCACGCCGACCGCCTGCGCGGCGGCAACGCGACCACCGACCGCGTCACGGTCGCGGCACCCCGCGCCGGCCGGCCGGTCCGGCCGGCGCGGGACACCTCCACCGGGCCCGGCTCCCACCGCCGCGCTCTGCGGGAGCGGGCCGGCGGCGCACTGGCCGCCGGCGACTGCCTGGCCGTACTGGCCGGCGCCATGGCCGCGCAGGCCGTGGCCGGCGCCGCCACCGCGGGCGACGCGGCCCGCTGCGGCGCCGTCGCGCTCGGCATCCTGCTGCTGGGCTGCCGGCAGGCCGGCCTCTACCGCCCCGGGTTCGACCCCGGCGCCCTGCGCGAAGTGCCCGCCGTGGCCGTACGGGCCGCGCTCGCCTGGGGGTTCGCCGCCGCGGTGACCGGCGCCGGGCTCGGCCGCGAGGCGCTGGTGACCGCGATCGTGCTCACCGTGACCGTGGCGTGCGCGCTGCGGGCGCTCACCTACCGGCTGCGGCGCGCGGCGGCCCTGCGCCACCCCGGGTCCACGCTGATCGTCGGCGCCGGCCCGGCCGTGCGGCAGATCGCCGCCGCGCTCCAGACGCACCCCGAGTACGGCATGCGGCCGGTGGGCGTCGTCGCCCCGGGTCCCGGCACCGACGCGACCGACCCGGCGGTACGGCAACTGGCCGCCGAGGTCCCGCTGCCGGTGCTCGCCGGGCACGGCCAGACCATCCGCGCGGTGATCCAGAACGCGGTCAGGTACGCGGTCGTCACCGGGCCGCCGGCCCTGGACGCGCGGACCACCGCGACGGTGCGGCTGCTGGTCGCGCAGGGCTGCCAGGTGTGGCAGCTGAGCACCGGCCGCGGTCCGGTGCCGCCCGGGCACCTGTGGGGATTCGCCTGCCGGCGCCTGGAACCCGACCCGCGCGGGGTGCCGCAGGCGCCGGGCCGGCGGGCCAAGCGGGCGCTGGACGCGGTGGTCTCCGGCATCGCGCTGCTCTGCTTCGCACCCGTGCTGGGCGCCTGCGCGCTCGCCGTACGGCTGGCCGACGGGCCGGGGGTGCTCTTCCGGCAGGAGCGGATCGGGCTCGGCGGGCGGCCGTTCACGCTGCTGAAGTTCCGCACCCTGCGGCCGAGCGACGAGAGCGAGTCGGCGACGCGGTGGTCCATCGCGCACGACCGGCGGATGAGCGCAGTCGGTCGAGTGCTGCGGCAGACCTCGCTGGACGAGCTGCCGCAACTGTGGAACGTCCTGCGCGGCGACATGAGCCTGGTCGGTCCGCGTCCCGAACGCCCGCACTTCGTCGCGCAGTTCAGCACCGCGCACCCCGGCTACCAGGACCGGCACCGGATGCCCGCCGGCATCACCGGGCTGGCCCAGGTGCACGGGCTGCGCGGGGACACCTCGATCGCGGACCGGGCCAGGTTCGACAACCACTACATCGACAGCTGGTCGTTCTGGCAGGACGTGGCGATCCTCGCCCGTACCGTCTGCGCGGTCTTCCGGTTCGGCGGCAGCTGATGGCCCTCACCTTCGCCGGCACCCTGCCGCGCCGCACCGCACCGACGCTGCGTCAGCTCGCCTGGCTGGTTCCGCTGCTTCCGGCGGTCGCCACGGTGCTGCTGCTCGCGGCGCCGGTCGGCACCGGTGACGTCAGCAGGTCGGGCAAGGTCACCCCGGCCGACGCGGCCTCGGCGGTGCTCGTCCTGACCTGCGCGGTACGGCTGGTGCGGGCCCGGCGGCGGGTGCTGAGCCCGGCGGCGGCGATCGTGCTCGGGGCGCCGGTGGCCGGCTTCGCGCTGTCCGCGGCGACGTCGCTCGACCCCGGCGCCGGGCTGGCCGGATTCCTGCGCTACGCCCAGGTGTTCGTGGCTGTGCCGGCCGCGGTCGTACTGCTGCTGCGCGACCGGCGGGACTTCGCGGTGATCGCCGGGAGCATCGTGGCGCTGGCGCTGGTGCAGGGCACGGTCGGGGTGTGGCAGTACGCGACCGGGACCGGCGCGTCGTACCAGGGCGAGGACATCCGGGCGGTCGGCACCTTCGGGCCCTCGGACGTCATGGGCATGGCCACGGTGGTCGCGTACGGGCTGGTGATCGCGGTCGGCTGGGCGCTGGGCGCGGGGCCGGTGCGGATGCGGCTCACCGCGCTGGGCTGCGCGGTGGCGCTCGCGGTGCCGCTGACGGTCTCCTTCAGCCGGGGCACCTGGATCGCGACGGCGGTCGCCTGCGCGGCGATGACGGTGCTGGCCGGGTGGCGGCAGGCGGTACGGGTCTTCGGGGTGCTGGCGGCGAGCGCGGTGCTGCTGGTCGGCGGGGTCGGGGTCGGGTCGCAGCTGATCGGCGCGCGCGTCGCCAGCATCACCCAGGTCACCGACGCGCCGGACCCGTCGGTGACCGACCGGTACACCCTGTGGGCCGCGGCGGTCTCGATGTGGCGCGAGCACCCGGTGGCCGGAGTGGGCCTCAAGCGGTTCCCTGACGAACGCGACGGCCGGGCCGGGCTCGGGCTCTCCTCCGGCAGCGACACGGCGGGCGCCGGCCAGGGGTTCAAGCGGGAGCCGCTGCTCTCGCCGCACAACATGTACCTGCTCGCGCTGAGCGAGCAGGGCCTGGTCGGCTGCGCGCTGCTCACCGGCTCCTGGGCGGCCCTGCTCGCCGGCGCCACCGCCCGCCTGCGCCGCGTCCCTTCGGCCCCCGGCCTCGCCGCCG
Protein-coding regions in this window:
- a CDS encoding glycosyltransferase, which produces MPQHEYELAGLTVLHMTQPVEGGVARVVMDLVTAQVRAGARVVVASPAGPAAPGRPARPSGPAVPPQPSGSSQAPEAPEPARPPDAEPGPFARRLAAVGAEAVRWPARRSPGPWLPREVAAAARVLAAVRPDLLHLHSAKAGLAGRLAARGRVPTVFQPHAWSYDAVTGPVASAALRWERYATRWTDRVLCVSAAEREAGLRHGLRAAWSVVPNGVDTTHFTPAADPGSVRAGLPALAGLPPGAPLVVCVGRLCPQKGQDVLLRAWPEVTARLPAARLALVGDGPDRGRLLRAAPPGVTFAGPTADPRAWYRAADLVVQPSRWEGMALAPLEAMACGRAVLLTDVAGARESLPPADTATGLVTAADPAALARALVRLLGDPPLRAAVTARAVAHVRDRHDVRRAAAAVSALYRDLLSLPHPHPVERAPR
- a CDS encoding sugar transferase, which encodes MTRSAPRIPGPGTQNPSPTTYGHGTGPLPAAAPAPRGKAPADRTGDRSPGTAAGSERPTGRTADRSRGGGTAAGRHADRLRGGNATTDRVTVAAPRAGRPVRPARDTSTGPGSHRRALRERAGGALAAGDCLAVLAGAMAAQAVAGAATAGDAARCGAVALGILLLGCRQAGLYRPGFDPGALREVPAVAVRAALAWGFAAAVTGAGLGREALVTAIVLTVTVACALRALTYRLRRAAALRHPGSTLIVGAGPAVRQIAAALQTHPEYGMRPVGVVAPGPGTDATDPAVRQLAAEVPLPVLAGHGQTIRAVIQNAVRYAVVTGPPALDARTTATVRLLVAQGCQVWQLSTGRGPVPPGHLWGFACRRLEPDPRGVPQAPGRRAKRALDAVVSGIALLCFAPVLGACALAVRLADGPGVLFRQERIGLGGRPFTLLKFRTLRPSDESESATRWSIAHDRRMSAVGRVLRQTSLDELPQLWNVLRGDMSLVGPRPERPHFVAQFSTAHPGYQDRHRMPAGITGLAQVHGLRGDTSIADRARFDNHYIDSWSFWQDVAILARTVCAVFRFGGS
- a CDS encoding O-antigen ligase family protein; this translates as MALTFAGTLPRRTAPTLRQLAWLVPLLPAVATVLLLAAPVGTGDVSRSGKVTPADAASAVLVLTCAVRLVRARRRVLSPAAAIVLGAPVAGFALSAATSLDPGAGLAGFLRYAQVFVAVPAAVVLLLRDRRDFAVIAGSIVALALVQGTVGVWQYATGTGASYQGEDIRAVGTFGPSDVMGMATVVAYGLVIAVGWALGAGPVRMRLTALGCAVALAVPLTVSFSRGTWIATAVACAAMTVLAGWRQAVRVFGVLAASAVLLVGGVGVGSQLIGARVASITQVTDAPDPSVTDRYTLWAAAVSMWREHPVAGVGLKRFPDERDGRAGLGLSSGSDTAGAGQGFKREPLLSPHNMYLLALSEQGLVGCALLTGSWAALLAGATARLRRVPSAPGLAAVGLLLWTLVDFLYADIGGPCTVLTATLLGLTGWYALAPANGPRP
- a CDS encoding chaplin, which produces MKFSKVAAVAAGSLLAMGVAAPAFADSDAGAIAAHSPGLLSGNVGQAPVHVPVNLCGNTVDILALLNPAFGNSCTNASLSSE
- a CDS encoding rodlin; this encodes MIKKLLATAAVAASLAGVSATVAPQAMAIGDSGGTTTAGGNAAAQDYGNVYTGGYLSPSFALVSGSLDKPCAGLPAKADAGSPAGVVPVSVQDLNVLSSPQNQRCVENSTQAKGDETLSDILDDSPVLSAKGAGNS
- a CDS encoding chaplin, with the protein product MRQILGRSLLTVAAASSILAATGGYASADTGAVSGTSNSPGLLSGDSVSAPVDVPVNVCGNSVDAVALANPASGNDCGNISHSTGRDSGQQAGSGSYSTGYGSGSPGVLSGNSAEIPVHVPVNACGNTVDVLALLNPTFGNSCDASAAVLAPPVSTPPAPAPPHARPPRAHDLPPAPEAPAPEVSVPAQRTSPQLAETGFSGRAIGAAGVTSAALLLGGAMLYRRGVRPAYAGRTHL
- a CDS encoding aminoglycoside phosphotransferase family protein, yielding MTATAPTGPVTAGPDLVRRLLAAQFPHWAGLPVVAVGTPGVDNITYRLGDAMSVRLPRFARWEGQVPREQEWLPRLGPLLPLAVPVPLAQGEPGEGYPFVWSVYRWLDGDRADLGELTDPRQTGVELARFLRALQSVDPAGGPAPGWSNGFRGCDLADERDSPVVAGRMRERIAALEGLTDTDALAAVWADALAAPVWDRAPVWVHGDPAPGNLLASGGRLSAVIDFGTLAVGDPAVDLIAAWTFLDGEARGAFRAELAVDGATWARGRAWGLSGILPRPAELGPDADPEHAARVRRRLADLVADTAADRAHAPRTMGQTRAFGS